A window from Flavobacterium gyeonganense encodes these proteins:
- a CDS encoding glycosyltransferase — protein MPEYDKDSGANRLNEIIKGFINLKFHVTLIVTHISPKDPYIIYYQKMGVNVYYNQYPENKFVEYLNKTNKNVSLIWFYGPDTFKECFFKFKNVFNNAKFIYDMVDIHHLRYQKALIIDKDKSHELNYKKYKEIETEFVKNADYIIPISETEKEYMKLFSDEEKLIEISNIHYSKINIDSIKHFSERKDILFIGSTHHPNVNAIEFLYNSIMPIVWEKLPEIKVNVVGNINELVKNIKDDRFVFHGYVSNVDAIFNSVKLMVAPLQIGAGVKGKIGQALEYHLPVVTTEIGAEGMFLIDNENALIANEANEFAEKVIKLYSDELVWKKLSTNSEKSLHPFSVEKLNHTILEHFN, from the coding sequence ATGCCTGAATATGATAAGGATTCTGGTGCAAATAGATTAAATGAAATAATTAAGGGCTTTATCAATTTAAAATTCCATGTTACTTTGATAGTCACGCATATAAGTCCTAAAGACCCATATATAATATATTATCAAAAAATGGGAGTTAATGTATATTACAATCAATACCCAGAAAACAAATTCGTAGAGTATTTAAATAAAACAAATAAAAATGTAAGTCTAATTTGGTTCTATGGCCCTGACACTTTTAAAGAATGTTTTTTTAAATTCAAAAATGTTTTCAACAATGCTAAATTTATTTATGATATGGTTGATATACACCATTTAAGATATCAAAAAGCACTGATAATTGATAAAGACAAATCACACGAATTAAACTACAAAAAATACAAAGAAATTGAAACAGAATTTGTAAAAAATGCAGATTACATAATCCCTATTTCTGAGACAGAAAAAGAATACATGAAATTATTTTCTGATGAAGAAAAGCTTATCGAAATTTCAAACATACATTATAGTAAAATAAATATCGATTCTATAAAACATTTTTCTGAAAGAAAAGACATTTTATTTATTGGCTCAACCCACCATCCAAATGTAAATGCAATTGAATTTTTATATAACTCAATAATGCCAATCGTTTGGGAAAAATTGCCAGAAATAAAGGTTAATGTAGTCGGCAATATTAATGAATTAGTAAAAAATATAAAAGACGATCGATTTGTTTTTCATGGTTATGTATCAAATGTTGATGCAATTTTTAATTCAGTTAAATTAATGGTTGCTCCACTACAGATAGGTGCAGGTGTTAAAGGTAAAATAGGTCAGGCTCTTGAATACCATCTTCCAGTAGTTACTACCGAAATAGGTGCTGAAGGGATGTTTTTAATTGACAATGAAAATGCCTTAATTGCAAATGAAGCTAATGAATTTGCAGAAAAAGTAATTAAATTATACAGTGATGAATTAGTCTGGAAAAAACTTTCTACAAATTCAGAAAAAAGTCTACATCCTTTTTCGGTTGAAAAACTAAATCATACGATTTTAGAGCATTTTAATTAA
- a CDS encoding glycosyltransferase family 2 protein, with product MKKIIPLELVRKNIIFDESEKPIVSIIIPFYNEEKYTWNCLIHLNNNLTKKYPYEIILVDDNSSENYDFSLISGIKLIKNEKNLGFLKNINKGIRAAKGEYIYILNNDTAVEKNFIEELFYVFENYKNVGAVGSKLLNANGTLQEAGSVILQNFKIHQVVRKKHPKDSEINYIYQVDYCSGCSLLFKKFKDDGATLNLLDEIFVPAYFEETDFCFDLKYNQNKYIYYTPFSEVLHYNGISYNGKKNQMKSHYKKRVTF from the coding sequence ATTAAAAAAATAATCCCATTAGAACTTGTTAGAAAAAACATAATTTTTGACGAGTCTGAAAAACCCATTGTTTCTATAATAATACCATTTTATAATGAAGAAAAATATACTTGGAATTGTTTAATCCATCTAAATAATAATTTAACAAAAAAATATCCATATGAAATCATTTTAGTTGACGATAATAGTTCTGAAAACTATGATTTTTCACTCATCTCCGGAATTAAATTAATTAAAAACGAGAAGAATTTAGGCTTTTTAAAAAATATAAATAAAGGAATAAGAGCTGCCAAAGGAGAATATATCTACATCTTAAATAATGATACAGCTGTAGAAAAAAACTTTATAGAAGAATTGTTCTATGTTTTCGAAAACTATAAAAATGTAGGTGCAGTAGGTTCTAAATTATTAAATGCAAATGGTACATTACAAGAAGCCGGAAGTGTTATTCTTCAAAATTTTAAGATTCATCAAGTAGTTAGAAAAAAGCACCCTAAAGATTCCGAAATAAATTATATTTATCAGGTTGATTATTGCTCAGGATGTAGTTTACTATTCAAAAAATTTAAAGATGATGGAGCCACATTAAATCTTTTAGATGAAATATTTGTTCCAGCCTATTTTGAAGAAACAGACTTTTGTTTTGATCTGAAATACAACCAAAACAAATACATATATTATACACCATTCTCTGAAGTACTTCACTATAACGGAATTTCTTATAATGGAAAAAAAAATCAGATGAAAAGTCACTACAAAAAAAGAGTTACTTTTTAA
- a CDS encoding glycosyltransferase: MMKILAQNRLKEIILLYKDLGFNCIICVENIFERDKYVSFYSDLGIIIFLETNLHKNYLSFLKSIPHIDYIWYNGPKNFSKYISRLSECFPGSKSIFDMVDIHFLRYKRAIEIEPYRISLRKKYYQYFKIETKLAKKADVVIAISEVEKEIMSQYLKENQILLISNIHYCKIDESQIAPFEKRSDILFIGSSHEPNIDAIHYLYNEIMPKVWLKLPNLKVNVIGNVKNKIHSISHPNFKLLGFVENIESYFINSKLMVAPLRYGAGVKGKIGQSFEYFLPVVTTSIGAEGMYLENKKNAFISETADELSKQIITLYNDKEMWSKLSVNSTESLYPFSKEKLKSVLKEI, translated from the coding sequence ATGATGAAGATTCTGGCTCAAAATAGACTTAAAGAAATTATTCTATTGTATAAAGATTTAGGATTTAACTGCATTATTTGTGTTGAAAATATTTTTGAAAGAGATAAATATGTCAGTTTTTATAGTGATTTAGGTATTATTATATTTTTAGAAACCAATTTGCATAAAAATTATTTGAGTTTTTTAAAATCCATACCTCATATCGACTACATCTGGTACAATGGGCCAAAAAACTTTAGTAAATATATCTCCAGACTTTCTGAATGTTTTCCAGGATCGAAATCCATATTTGATATGGTAGACATTCATTTTTTAAGGTATAAAAGAGCTATAGAAATTGAACCTTATCGAATTTCGTTAAGAAAAAAATATTATCAGTATTTTAAAATAGAAACGAAATTAGCAAAAAAAGCAGATGTTGTTATCGCAATATCTGAAGTTGAAAAAGAAATCATGTCACAGTATTTGAAAGAAAATCAGATATTGTTAATTTCGAATATACATTATTGTAAAATTGACGAAAGTCAAATTGCCCCATTTGAAAAAAGAAGCGATATTTTGTTTATTGGTTCTTCACATGAACCAAATATAGATGCTATTCATTACTTATATAATGAAATAATGCCAAAAGTATGGCTAAAATTACCCAATTTAAAAGTAAATGTAATTGGAAATGTAAAAAATAAGATTCACTCTATCTCCCATCCTAATTTCAAACTATTGGGATTTGTAGAAAATATTGAGTCCTATTTTATCAACTCTAAACTGATGGTTGCTCCTTTGCGTTATGGCGCAGGTGTAAAAGGAAAAATAGGCCAGTCTTTTGAATACTTTTTACCTGTAGTAACGACTTCTATAGGCGCTGAAGGAATGTATTTAGAAAACAAAAAAAATGCTTTTATTTCTGAAACTGCAGATGAACTTTCAAAACAGATAATTACACTTTACAATGATAAAGAAATGTGGTCTAAATTATCTGTTAACTCTACTGAAAGCCTTTATCCTTTTTCAAAAGAAAAATTAAAATCTGTATTAAAAGAAATTTAA
- a CDS encoding DUF5672 family protein, which produces MEHLVKVVIPIYKDHFGFLEEKSLLQCLRVLKDYPIVLVQPEGLDNSYIKDTFPNVLVENFSKKYFENISGYNELLLSPSFYERFLDSEFMLIYQLDAFVFKDTLKEWCQKGYDYIGAPWIATKHNKMVTKILALFDSKKKKERKQIFYKAGNGGFSLRRVSSHYEIAKKQEIFISDFLNADNKPIYTTEDVFWSLKAPEFSKDFRIPDYKEALHFAIDRKPEIAFKIINNEIPFGCHGINKPKVVDFWKPILDKY; this is translated from the coding sequence ATGGAACATTTAGTAAAAGTTGTTATACCTATATACAAAGATCATTTTGGGTTTCTTGAAGAGAAATCTTTATTACAGTGTTTACGTGTTTTGAAAGATTATCCAATTGTTTTAGTACAGCCGGAAGGACTCGATAATTCTTATATTAAAGATACGTTTCCGAATGTTTTGGTAGAAAATTTTTCAAAAAAATATTTTGAAAATATTTCCGGTTATAATGAGTTGCTTTTGTCTCCTTCATTTTACGAACGTTTTTTAGATTCTGAGTTTATGCTGATTTATCAGTTAGACGCTTTTGTTTTTAAAGATACTTTAAAAGAATGGTGCCAGAAAGGGTATGATTATATTGGAGCTCCCTGGATTGCAACTAAGCATAATAAAATGGTAACGAAAATCCTTGCTCTTTTTGATTCTAAAAAGAAAAAGGAACGCAAACAAATTTTTTATAAAGCCGGTAATGGAGGTTTTTCATTGCGTCGGGTTAGTTCGCATTATGAAATTGCTAAAAAGCAGGAAATTTTCATTTCTGATTTTTTAAACGCAGATAATAAACCTATATATACTACAGAAGATGTTTTTTGGTCCTTGAAAGCTCCTGAATTCAGTAAAGATTTTAGAATTCCAGACTATAAGGAAGCTTTGCATTTTGCCATTGATCGTAAACCAGAAATTGCTTTTAAAATAATAAATAATGAAATTCCTTTTGGCTGTCATGGAATTAATAAACCTAAAGTTGTTGATTTTTGGAAACCGATATTAGATAAATATTAA
- a CDS encoding polysaccharide deacetylase family protein, producing MTRLPILMYHNVSDDINSKGLTIYSKNLEEQFHYLKEKGYATYHFSELENKKSIHPKSVVITFDDVTENQLLYALPLLKKYNLKATFFIPFAYIGDVDSWNSGREKIMSLKQLKELDDCVELGLHSFAHKRYASLTKDEINADFSKCFEIIEKNDLKVYNALAYPYGNYPKKEPQKSLFTNVLQQNNVKFGLRIGNRTNKFPFKNLYTIQRIDIKGEDSLLKFKLKLRFGKLRLF from the coding sequence ATGACACGTTTACCTATATTGATGTACCATAATGTTTCTGATGATATAAATAGTAAGGGCCTTACTATTTATAGTAAAAATTTAGAAGAACAATTTCATTATTTGAAAGAAAAAGGATATGCAACTTATCATTTTTCAGAATTAGAAAACAAAAAATCGATACATCCAAAAAGTGTAGTGATTACTTTTGATGATGTTACTGAAAACCAACTGCTTTATGCTCTTCCGTTGCTTAAGAAGTATAATTTAAAGGCTACTTTTTTTATTCCGTTTGCTTATATTGGAGATGTTGATTCATGGAATTCAGGCCGGGAGAAAATCATGTCTCTTAAACAGTTGAAGGAATTAGATGATTGTGTAGAGTTAGGCCTACATTCTTTTGCGCATAAAAGATATGCATCTCTAACAAAGGATGAAATCAATGCCGATTTTTCCAAATGTTTTGAGATTATCGAAAAAAATGACTTAAAAGTTTATAATGCTTTAGCCTATCCTTATGGTAATTATCCTAAAAAAGAACCTCAAAAATCACTATTTACTAATGTTTTGCAGCAAAATAATGTTAAATTTGGATTGCGAATAGGGAATAGAACTAATAAATTTCCTTTTAAGAATCTGTACACAATTCAGCGGATAGACATTAAAGGGGAAGATAGCCTGCTGAAATTTAAACTCAAGTTGCGTTTCGGTAAATTAAGATTATTTTAA
- a CDS encoding glycosyltransferase family 2 protein, producing the protein MSRLTVIIPTYNEIDYIEDAIKSIEFADEIIVIDSFSSDGTKEKAIELGCKVLDRKFDNFSSQKNHAISYATGDWILFIDADERVSQKLKIEILSVIATGKHQGYKLRFPHFYMNRFLYHKVDKVVRLVKNDSVSFSGDVHEKLLFQGTLGTLKNFMIHYTYKGLFHLLQKKDSYAWFQANTSFKRGKKAGYFQLIFKPFYRFFSSYILKGGFMDGVPGLALASVNAYGVFSRYAKIILIEKGLK; encoded by the coding sequence ATGAGCAGATTAACCGTAATAATTCCTACTTACAATGAAATTGATTATATTGAAGATGCTATAAAATCAATTGAATTTGCTGATGAAATTATTGTAATTGATTCCTTTAGTTCTGACGGTACCAAAGAAAAAGCCATTGAGTTAGGCTGTAAAGTCTTAGATAGAAAATTTGATAATTTTTCGAGCCAGAAAAACCACGCCATCTCTTATGCAACAGGTGACTGGATCCTGTTTATTGATGCTGATGAACGGGTTTCCCAAAAACTGAAAATCGAAATATTATCGGTAATCGCAACTGGAAAACATCAGGGGTATAAGCTCAGGTTCCCGCATTTTTATATGAATCGTTTTTTATATCATAAGGTAGATAAAGTAGTCAGACTTGTAAAAAATGATTCTGTCTCTTTTTCCGGAGATGTCCATGAAAAACTTTTGTTTCAGGGAACTTTAGGCACTTTGAAAAACTTCATGATCCATTACACGTATAAGGGGCTTTTCCATTTATTACAAAAAAAAGATTCTTATGCTTGGTTCCAGGCCAATACTTCTTTCAAAAGAGGAAAAAAAGCAGGTTATTTTCAATTAATTTTCAAACCTTTTTACCGCTTTTTCTCTTCTTATATTTTAAAAGGAGGATTCATGGATGGAGTTCCCGGTTTAGCTTTGGCGAGCGTTAATGCTTATGGCGTTTTTTCGAGATATGCCAAAATCATCTTAATTGAAAAGGGATTAAAATAA
- a CDS encoding glycosyltransferase family 2 protein — MQKNISVIISTYNSVEWLKKVIWGYNTQTYRNFEMVIADDGSRQDTFDLINELKKEVFYPIIHVWHEDNGFQKSQILNKAVLASTTDYIMMSDGDCIPRPDFVEQHIKFREEGYFLSGGYHKLPLELSKKITKEDIYSGKCFDISWLKLNGMKTSFKNNKVSATGLKSTVLNFLTPTTPSWNGHNASGWKTDIMAVNGFDERMQYGGQDRELGERLVNYGIKPKQIRYSTTCLHLDHPRGYATPESISKNKNIRKETRIQKKKRTEFGIVK; from the coding sequence ATGCAAAAGAATATTTCCGTTATAATCAGCACTTATAATTCTGTCGAATGGCTAAAAAAAGTCATTTGGGGATATAACACTCAGACCTATCGCAATTTCGAAATGGTGATTGCCGATGACGGTTCACGACAGGATACTTTCGATTTAATTAACGAATTGAAAAAAGAAGTTTTTTATCCCATTATTCATGTCTGGCATGAAGACAATGGTTTTCAGAAATCGCAGATTTTGAACAAGGCTGTATTGGCCAGCACTACTGATTATATTATGATGTCTGACGGAGATTGTATTCCGCGTCCGGATTTTGTGGAACAGCATATTAAATTCAGGGAAGAAGGTTATTTCCTTTCCGGAGGCTATCATAAACTGCCATTAGAATTATCTAAAAAGATTACCAAAGAAGATATTTATTCAGGAAAATGTTTTGACATTTCATGGTTAAAGCTAAACGGAATGAAAACTTCTTTCAAAAATAACAAAGTCAGTGCTACAGGTTTGAAAAGTACTGTTTTAAATTTTTTGACTCCCACAACACCAAGCTGGAACGGACACAATGCATCTGGCTGGAAAACAGATATTATGGCTGTCAATGGTTTTGATGAGCGTATGCAATACGGCGGACAGGACAGGGAATTAGGTGAGAGATTAGTTAACTATGGCATAAAACCAAAACAAATCAGATATAGTACCACTTGCCTGCATCTGGATCATCCCCGCGGTTATGCGACTCCAGAGTCAATAAGCAAAAATAAAAATATCCGAAAAGAAACCCGGATTCAAAAGAAAAAAAGAACCGAATTCGGAATTGTAAAATAA
- a CDS encoding glycosyltransferase family 9 protein, with protein sequence MLGKYADKKVIVLGVLGSTPQKSMPYEYVANMVDFISSNYNVYILFNYAPHQKEEALKIYEMCKNKSNIILDIYAKNIRDFIKLMNQSALLVSNEGGTVHIAKALNKPTFTIFSPYVNKDHWASFEDGKLHHSVHLLEMRPNLFDSFTFEERKKIEKNPDELYKQLTPEMILPELDKFLKNNL encoded by the coding sequence TTGCTGGGGAAATACGCTGATAAAAAAGTGATCGTTCTTGGGGTTTTGGGAAGTACACCACAAAAATCAATGCCGTATGAATATGTCGCGAATATGGTTGATTTTATTTCTTCTAATTATAATGTATATATCCTCTTCAATTATGCACCGCATCAAAAAGAGGAAGCTTTGAAAATATATGAAATGTGCAAAAATAAATCCAATATCATTTTAGATATTTATGCCAAAAACATTCGTGATTTCATTAAATTAATGAATCAATCTGCACTTTTGGTTTCTAACGAGGGAGGAACGGTACACATTGCAAAGGCCTTGAACAAACCTACATTTACTATATTTTCTCCTTATGTAAACAAAGATCACTGGGCAAGTTTCGAAGATGGAAAACTGCATCATTCTGTTCATTTACTGGAAATGAGACCTAATTTATTTGACAGTTTTACTTTTGAGGAACGCAAAAAAATAGAAAAAAACCCGGACGAATTGTACAAACAGCTAACTCCGGAAATGATACTTCCGGAACTGGATAAATTCCTGAAGAATAATCTATAA
- a CDS encoding glycosyltransferase family 9 protein, with protein sequence MKVLIIQNKRIGDVLISSVIANNFKAKYPESEVHFMAYDFTHGVILKNPNIDRIISINDKELKKLPVLLKLICQIRKEKYDIIFDPYSKTQSKLICKFSTAKQTIGHKSRKKLGNWGYYTHPVTISKEKTKICGKAIEDRIHLLSQAGNFEPIDYHPKIFLTDEEKKKTCWGNTLIKK encoded by the coding sequence ATGAAAGTTTTAATCATACAAAACAAACGAATTGGAGATGTACTGATCAGTTCTGTAATTGCTAATAATTTTAAGGCGAAATATCCAGAGAGTGAAGTTCATTTTATGGCTTATGATTTTACCCACGGCGTAATTTTGAAGAATCCTAACATTGACAGAATCATTTCAATTAATGATAAAGAGCTGAAAAAATTGCCTGTTTTACTGAAACTGATTTGCCAGATCAGAAAAGAGAAATATGATATTATTTTTGATCCTTATTCAAAAACACAAAGCAAACTGATTTGTAAATTCTCTACAGCCAAACAGACAATTGGGCATAAAAGTCGAAAAAAACTAGGAAATTGGGGTTATTACACGCATCCGGTAACTATATCTAAAGAAAAAACCAAAATCTGCGGCAAAGCAATCGAAGACCGGATTCATTTATTAAGTCAGGCTGGTAATTTTGAACCTATAGATTACCATCCCAAAATATTTTTGACTGACGAAGAAAAAAAGAAGACTTGCTGGGGAAATACGCTGATAAAAAAGTGA
- a CDS encoding lipopolysaccharide kinase InaA family protein has translation MPIIIHSKYKNKEEAILQLVADFFTKGNMIVKGSRNTIKSNFLGDEKVNIKFFQKPGLFKSIIYSFFRTTKAKRSFDYANYLINNHILTPFPIAYIENRNSLGLLKDSYYVSQQIDYDFTIRELIHDPLFPERNVILEQFAEFTFKMHEAKVNFLDHSPGNTLVVKKSSGQYEFYLIDLNRMNFKNLSIEERMDNFKKMWLSKTMVKAIAKTYAKLSSEPEDKLHAILLEKTTQFKRKITKKKYLKRKIGRK, from the coding sequence GTGCCAATAATCATTCATTCGAAATACAAAAACAAAGAAGAAGCTATACTTCAGTTAGTTGCTGATTTTTTTACTAAAGGGAATATGATTGTTAAAGGTTCCCGCAATACAATCAAGTCGAATTTTTTAGGTGATGAAAAAGTAAATATCAAATTTTTTCAGAAACCGGGACTATTCAAATCCATTATCTATTCTTTTTTTAGAACTACCAAAGCTAAACGCTCTTTCGATTATGCAAATTATTTGATCAATAATCATATTTTAACGCCTTTTCCAATTGCTTATATAGAAAATAGAAACAGTTTAGGACTTTTGAAAGACAGTTATTATGTTTCTCAGCAGATAGATTATGATTTTACGATTCGTGAACTTATTCACGATCCTCTGTTTCCGGAAAGAAATGTTATTTTAGAGCAATTTGCGGAGTTTACTTTTAAAATGCACGAAGCCAAAGTCAATTTTCTAGATCATTCTCCCGGGAATACTTTAGTGGTAAAAAAATCTTCCGGTCAATACGAATTTTATCTGATAGATTTAAATAGAATGAATTTTAAAAACTTATCCATCGAAGAGCGAATGGATAATTTTAAGAAAATGTGGCTGTCAAAAACAATGGTAAAAGCAATCGCAAAAACTTATGCTAAATTAAGCAGTGAACCTGAAGATAAATTACACGCAATTCTTTTGGAGAAAACAACGCAGTTTAAAAGAAAAATAACAAAGAAAAAATACCTGAAAAGAAAGATAGGCAGGAAATAA
- a CDS encoding 2,3,4,5-tetrahydropyridine-2,6-dicarboxylate N-succinyltransferase: protein MSSLQTIIEQAWENRALLQETATTDAIREVIELLDAGKLRVAEPKGDGWQVNEWVKKAVVMYFPIQKMETWEAGVFEYHDKMELKKDYAAKGVRVVPGASARYGSFISSGVIMMPSYVNIGAYVDAGTMVDTWATVGSCAQIGKDVHLSGGVGIGGVLEPLQAAPVIIEDGAFIGSRCIVVEGVHVGKEAVLGANVCLTASTKIIDVTGDEPVEMKGFIPARSVVIPGSYTKKFAAGEYQVPCALIIGTRKPSTDLKTSLNNALREYDVAV, encoded by the coding sequence ATGAGTTCTTTACAAACTATAATTGAACAAGCCTGGGAAAACAGAGCTTTATTACAGGAAACAGCAACTACAGATGCTATTAGAGAAGTTATCGAATTATTGGATGCTGGGAAACTTCGTGTTGCAGAACCAAAAGGTGACGGATGGCAGGTAAACGAATGGGTAAAAAAAGCTGTTGTAATGTATTTCCCTATTCAAAAAATGGAAACATGGGAAGCAGGAGTTTTTGAATACCATGATAAAATGGAATTGAAAAAAGACTATGCAGCCAAAGGAGTTCGTGTAGTGCCTGGAGCTTCTGCACGTTATGGTTCGTTTATTTCAAGCGGAGTAATTATGATGCCTAGCTACGTAAATATCGGGGCTTATGTTGATGCCGGAACAATGGTTGACACCTGGGCTACTGTTGGTAGCTGTGCTCAGATAGGTAAAGACGTTCACTTAAGCGGTGGTGTTGGTATCGGAGGAGTTTTAGAGCCATTGCAGGCTGCTCCTGTTATCATCGAAGACGGTGCTTTTATCGGTTCTCGTTGCATCGTTGTAGAAGGAGTTCACGTAGGTAAAGAAGCTGTATTAGGGGCAAATGTATGTTTGACTGCTTCAACAAAAATCATTGACGTTACAGGCGATGAGCCAGTTGAAATGAAAGGTTTCATACCAGCTCGTTCTGTTGTAATTCCTGGAAGCTATACCAAAAAATTCGCTGCAGGTGAATATCAGGTTCCTTGTGCTTTAATCATTGGTACACGTAAACCATCTACAGATTTGAAAACGTCATTAAATAATGCTTTACGCGAATATGACGTAGCGGTATAA
- a CDS encoding PAS domain-containing protein: MNQENQLQNRVTVIDKEVTWDKTQVIMSKTNAFGIIEYANEVFVDVCGYEDYELMGQPHNIIRHPDMPKVIFKVLWENLKQGKNFHAIVKNLAKSGRYYWVITDFDIARDENGVIVNYFARRQAVPQEVISLHIEPLYKKLLQIEAASGVEFSEKYLIGFLEEKKRSYIEYIKELIYEHEKAQSKFAQYELKEEDEQEEKGFFSRLFGR; encoded by the coding sequence ATGAATCAGGAAAATCAACTTCAAAATCGCGTTACAGTTATTGATAAAGAGGTCACGTGGGACAAAACGCAGGTAATTATGAGTAAAACAAATGCTTTTGGTATTATTGAATATGCCAACGAAGTTTTTGTTGATGTTTGTGGTTATGAAGATTATGAACTAATGGGGCAGCCACACAATATTATTCGTCATCCGGATATGCCCAAAGTTATTTTTAAAGTGCTTTGGGAAAATCTGAAACAAGGGAAAAATTTTCATGCAATTGTAAAAAACCTGGCAAAATCGGGAAGATATTACTGGGTAATAACGGATTTTGATATTGCAAGGGATGAAAACGGTGTGATTGTAAATTATTTTGCAAGAAGACAAGCCGTTCCTCAGGAAGTGATTTCGCTGCACATTGAACCTCTTTACAAAAAGTTACTGCAAATTGAGGCTGCAAGTGGTGTTGAGTTTAGCGAAAAATATTTAATTGGATTTTTGGAAGAAAAAAAGAGAAGTTATATCGAGTATATTAAGGAATTGATTTATGAACATGAAAAGGCCCAGTCAAAATTTGCTCAATATGAACTTAAAGAAGAGGATGAACAAGAGGAGAAAGGCTTTTTTAGCAGATTATTCGGCAGATAA
- the ruvX gene encoding Holliday junction resolvase RuvX translates to MPRILSIDYGQKRTGIAVTDEMQIIASGLTTIPTNTLIDFLKDYFAKEKVEAVLIGEPKQMNGQPSESASVIKGFVTHFSNIFPDMKVVRVDERFTSKMAFQTMIDSGLSKKQRQNKGLIDEISATIMLQDYLSSNRF, encoded by the coding sequence ATGCCAAGAATCCTCTCTATAGACTACGGACAAAAACGTACCGGAATTGCTGTAACTGATGAAATGCAAATTATAGCTTCAGGTTTAACTACGATTCCAACCAATACTTTAATTGATTTCCTAAAGGATTATTTTGCCAAAGAAAAGGTGGAGGCGGTTTTAATTGGCGAGCCGAAACAAATGAATGGTCAGCCATCTGAAAGTGCATCTGTAATAAAAGGTTTTGTAACTCATTTTTCTAATATTTTTCCGGATATGAAGGTTGTTCGTGTAGATGAACGCTTTACTTCAAAAATGGCTTTTCAGACCATGATTGACAGCGGGCTAAGCAAAAAGCAGCGTCAGAACAAAGGACTGATTGATGAAATTTCCGCAACGATTATGCTTCAGGACTATCTTTCTTCTAATCGTTTTTAG